From the genome of Ictalurus punctatus breed USDA103 chromosome 28, Coco_2.0, whole genome shotgun sequence, one region includes:
- the ufc1 gene encoding ubiquitin-fold modifier-conjugating enzyme 1 codes for MADESIRKVVSQIPLLKTNSGPRDKELWVQRLREEYLSLIKYVENNKAADNDWFRLESNKEGTRWFGKCWYIHELLKYEFDMEFDIPVTYPATAPEVAIPELDGKTAKMYRGGKICLTDHFKPLWARNVPKFGLAHLMALGLGPWLAVEIPDLISKGIIQHKEQQGS; via the exons ATGGCGGACGAATCCATTAGGAAAGTAGTTTCTCAAATACCGCTTTTAAAAACCAATTCTGGGCCGAGAGACAAAGAGCTGTGGGTGCAAAGACTGCGAGAGGAATATTTGTCTCTAATTAAG TATGTTGAAAACAACAAAGCAGCTGATAACGACTGGTTTCGTCTAGAATCCAATAAAGAGGGTACAAG GTGGTTTGGAAAATGCTGGTACATCCACGAACTTCTTAAGTATGAATTTGACATGGAATTCGAC ATTCCAGTCACTTATCCCGCTACGGCGCCTGAAGTGGCGATCCCTGAACTAGATGGCAAGACGGCAAAGATGTACAg AGGGGGTAAGATCTGCTTGACGGATCACTTCAAACCGCTGTGGGCGAGGAACGTGCCGAAATTCGGACTGGCTCACCTGATGGCGCTGGGA CTCGGACCCTGGCTTGCCGTGGAGATCCCAGACCTCATCTCTAAGGGGATAATACAGCACAAAGAGCAGCAGGGCAGCTGA
- the si:dkey-71l1.1 gene encoding mitochondrial import receptor subunit TOM40B, translating to MGSVLALSSRPGRQNSPFPQDRPLSRWDKRDGRLPNPGSFDGLHRSCKDVFPQQVEGVKMVINKTLSSFFKVSHTFQISAVAPSTYRFHVEYLQSDTDCKDTGSPMLIGEMDSSGSLNAHSLFHLSERIRAKAVFQTVQSQFVTWQFETEYRGSDFTAAVTMANPDIFRESVITVAHFLQSVSPQLVLGGELVYHRGRAEEGGILTLAGQYSGPNWVATLNAGKGGAHASYYHRANKQIQVGVEFEASTRTQETKFSFGYQMDLPEANMVFRGMLDSRCIIGGVLEKRLCPLPATLIMGAFVNHRGDKLQVGLGVNVG from the exons ATGGGCAGCGTGTTGGCCTTGTCATCTCGCCCTGGGCGTCAGAATTCCCCTTTCCCCCAGGACAGACCCCTGTCGAGGTGGGACAAGAGGGATGGAAGACTTCCAAACCCAGGCAGCTTTGACGGCCTTCATCGGAGCTGCAAAG acgTGTTTCCACAGCAGGTTGAAGGCGTGAAAATGGTCATAAACAAAACCCTAAGCAGCTTTTTCAAG GTCAGCCATACGTTTCAAATCAGCGCTGTGGCTCCATCGACGTACCGCTTCCATGTCGAGTACCTACAATCAGACACAGACTGCAAAGACACT GGCTCGCCCATGCTCATTGGGGAAATGGACTCATCTGGCAGCCTGAACGCACACTCTTTATTCCACCTGAGCGAGCGAATACGAGCCAAAGCTGTATTCCAG ACTGTGCAGTCGCAGTTTGTCACGTGGCAGTTTGAGACCGAATACCGAGGCAGCGACTTCACGGCCGCCGTCACCATGGCCAACCCGGACATCTTTAGAGAATCTG TTATCACGGTGGCGCACTTCCTCCAGAGTGTCTCTCCACAGCTGGTTCTCGGAGGAGAGTTGGTTTACCACCGAGGGCGAGCTGAAGAAGGCGGGATCCTCACCCTCGCTGGACAATACTCAG GTCCCAACTGGGTCGCCACGTTGAATGCTGGTAAAGGAGGTGCCCATGCCAGCTATTATCATAGAGCCAACAAGCAG ATCCAGGTCGGAGTGGAGTTTGAGGCCAGCACTAGAACCCAGGAGACCAAGTTCTCTTTTGGCTACCAAATGGATTTACCCGAAGCCAACATGGTCTTCAGAG GTATGCTGGACAGCAGGTGTATCATCGGGGGTGTTCTGGAGAAGCGCCTGTGTCCTCTTCCGGCTACGCTAATCATGGGAGCCTTCGTCAACCACAGAGGAGACAAGCTGCAAGTCGGCCTCGGCGTGAACGTCGGCTAG
- the gig2p gene encoding grass carp reovirus (GCRV)-induced gene 2p produces the protein MSVTFYGWEVDYDEDHHLRAEQAAKSGRHYTMYHGTNVQAARHIIQHGFRQSQDGMLGPGVYVSRNQKKAERYPLNSHVTDRVVLKLSVDCGKVKRIDKDNHPMQKTWHSNGYDTAWVPPRCGMKAVPSGLEEDCVWDPKRIEVTDIGLAPSTTILNELKQLLAQKSPQAAAAAANPQVCQLCKWKIVPEHNVQTCWGCGETICTLMTKHKCNQWG, from the coding sequence atgtcaGTCACTTTCTATGGTTGGGAAGTGGACTACGATGAGGATCACCACCTCAGAGCGGAACAAGCGGCCAAATCTGGCAGGCATTACACCATGTACCACGGCACCAATGTCCAAGCAGCGCGCCATATCATCCAACATGGCTTCCGTCAGTCCCAAGATGGGATGTTGGGGCCTGGGGTTTACGTGAGCCGCAACCAGAAGAAAGCCGAGCGCTACCCTCTGAACTCCCACGTCACCGATCGCGTGGTCTTGAAGCTGAGCGTCGACTGTGGAAAAGTCAAGAGAATTGACAAGGATAACCACCCTATGCAGAAGACCTGGCATAGTAATGGCTACGACACGGCCTGGGTGCCACCCAGATGTGGTATGAAGGCTGTTCCCAGTGGCCTGGAGGAAGACTGCGTGTGGGACCCCAAACGCATTGAGGTGACCGATATCGGGTTGGCACCCAGCACCACCATTTTGAATGAGCTCAAACAGTTACTCGCCCAGAAATCCCCGCAAGCCGCCGCTGCTGCCGCCAACCCGCAAGTGTGCCAGCTGTGCAAGTGGAAAATAGTTCCCGAGCATAATGTTCAGACCTGCTGGGGCTGTGGGGAAACCATCTGCACGCTGATGACCAAACACAAGTGCAATCAATGGGGCTAG